A stretch of Parvimonas micra DNA encodes these proteins:
- a CDS encoding molybdenum cofactor guanylyltransferase: MINCIILAGGNSIRMTFPKEYIEIEEKYLIHNSIEALKNLFDDIVVVSNNKDHYKDVKVRVVRDIFYKKGPMAGLHSGLCYSNNEFSFLTACDMPNMDEKFIRFLISKLDKDFDGLVCLSKGGKILPMNGIYKNSLKENLREELIKDNLKFVKFIEDSNFKFLEYEEWKNFDDKNIFENLNTIKELEEFKKKLLTINKD; this comes from the coding sequence ATGATAAATTGTATAATACTTGCAGGGGGTAATTCTATAAGAATGACTTTTCCTAAAGAGTATATTGAAATTGAAGAAAAGTATCTGATACACAATTCAATAGAAGCGTTAAAAAATCTTTTTGACGATATAGTTGTCGTTTCTAATAATAAAGATCATTATAAAGATGTAAAAGTAAGAGTTGTGAGGGACATCTTTTACAAAAAAGGTCCAATGGCTGGACTTCATAGTGGGCTTTGTTATTCAAATAATGAATTTTCATTTTTGACTGCATGTGATATGCCAAATATGGATGAAAAGTTTATTAGATTTTTGATTTCAAAATTAGATAAAGATTTTGATGGCTTAGTTTGTCTTTCAAAAGGTGGAAAAATATTACCTATGAATGGAATCTATAAAAATTCTTTAAAAGAAAATTTAAGAGAAGAATTAATTAAAGATAATCTAAAATTTGTAAAATTTATTGAAGATAGTAATTTTAAATTTTTAGAATATGAAGAATGGAAAAATTTTGATGATAAAAATATATTTGAAAACTTAAATACTATAAAAGAATTGGAAGAATTTAAAAAGAAATTATTGACAATAAATAAAGATTAA
- a CDS encoding aminoacyl-tRNA deacylase, with product MKKNSKTNVCRILDSKKIKYEFVVRDEDKEFEEIGIDRNICFKTLVLEGSDKNHYVCVIPIDAHLDLKKASKFLKLKSIRMILQKDLEPLTGYVHGGCSPVGMKTKFKTVFDETAKNMEKFLVSAGKVRNSIIVNPIEFADFCDADFADLVVE from the coding sequence ATGAAAAAAAATAGTAAGACAAATGTATGTAGAATTTTAGATAGTAAAAAAATAAAATATGAATTTGTAGTTAGAGATGAAGACAAAGAATTTGAAGAAATTGGAATAGATAGAAATATATGCTTTAAGACACTTGTTCTAGAAGGAAGTGATAAAAATCATTATGTCTGTGTTATTCCTATTGACGCACATTTGGATTTGAAAAAAGCAAGTAAATTTTTAAAACTAAAGAGTATTAGAATGATTTTACAAAAAGATTTAGAACCTTTAACAGGTTATGTTCATGGCGGATGTAGTCCTGTTGGAATGAAGACTAAATTTAAAACTGTTTTTGATGAAACTGCAAAAAATATGGAGAAATTTCTTGTAAGTGCTGGAAAAGTTAGAAATTCAATTATAGTAAATCCTATTGAATTTGCAGACTTTTGTGATGCAGATTTTGCTGATTTGGTGGTAGAGTAA
- the udk gene encoding uridine kinase yields MKKEDIYVVGIAGGSASGKTTIVEKLKEQFKDEIVMISHDFYYWANDDKTLEERAKLNYDHPKSFETSKLIEDIKILKSGKAVDLPIYDYTIHTRSKETLRVYPKPVIIIEGILILEDPKLRELMDLKVYVDADADERLIRRILRDTKKRGRSLESILSQYQNTVKPMHEEFVEPSKKHADIIIPRGGENTPAIKMLVQHLKTFLDKNEKK; encoded by the coding sequence ATGAAAAAAGAAGATATTTATGTGGTAGGTATTGCCGGAGGTTCTGCCTCTGGCAAGACTACTATTGTTGAAAAGTTGAAAGAACAATTTAAAGACGAAATTGTTATGATTAGCCATGATTTTTATTATTGGGCAAATGATGATAAGACTTTAGAAGAAAGAGCAAAGTTAAACTATGACCATCCAAAGTCTTTTGAAACTTCTAAACTTATTGAAGATATAAAGATTTTAAAATCTGGTAAAGCTGTAGATTTACCGATTTATGATTATACAATTCATACTAGAAGCAAAGAAACTTTGAGAGTATATCCAAAGCCTGTAATAATAATTGAAGGGATTTTAATTTTGGAAGATCCAAAACTTAGAGAGCTTATGGACTTAAAGGTTTATGTAGATGCAGATGCAGATGAAAGACTTATAAGAAGAATTTTAAGAGATACTAAAAAGAGAGGAAGAAGTCTTGAAAGTATTTTAAGTCAATATCAAAATACTGTTAAACCAATGCATGAGGAATTTGTTGAGCCGAGTAAAAAGCATGCAGATATAATCATTCCTCGTGGTGGAGAAAACACTCCTGCCATTAAGATGTTGGTTCAACATTTAAAGACTTTTTTGGATAAAAATGAAAAAAAATAG
- the tyrS gene encoding tyrosine--tRNA ligase has product MEYKNIFEELVDRGYFEQATYEDELKELLSKERVKFYIGFDATADSLTIGHFIQIMVMKRMQNYGHIPIALLGGGTTMIGDPSGRSDMRMVMTEEQINHNAKRFFEQLSRFIDFSDGNAIIENNKDWLLDLNFIKFMKEVGVHFSVNKMLTCDAYKNRMEKGLTFFEFSYMLMQSYDFLYLYRKHGCKLQLGGSDQWSNILGGYDLVRKLEQDKVYAMTFKLLTTADGVKMGKSQKGAVWLDEEKTSPYELFQYMRNVDDRDVEKFLLMLTFLPTEKCRELGKYKDERINEAKEILAFEVTKIIHGEEKAKKALETSRALFSGELLDENMPSTEIKKSDFENEEIGILDLIRTCGLSKSNGEARRLIEQGGISLNGEKITDTNTKVSLNLEEIVIKKGKKVYHRVIAL; this is encoded by the coding sequence ATGGAATACAAGAATATTTTTGAAGAGCTTGTAGATAGAGGATATTTTGAACAAGCTACTTATGAAGATGAATTAAAGGAGTTATTGTCTAAAGAAAGAGTAAAGTTTTATATAGGTTTTGATGCAACGGCGGATAGTTTGACAATTGGTCATTTTATTCAAATTATGGTTATGAAGAGAATGCAAAACTATGGTCATATTCCAATTGCGCTTTTAGGTGGTGGGACTACAATGATAGGCGACCCTTCTGGCAGAAGCGATATGAGAATGGTAATGACTGAAGAACAAATTAATCATAATGCAAAAAGATTTTTTGAACAACTTTCAAGATTTATTGATTTTTCAGATGGAAATGCTATTATAGAAAATAATAAAGATTGGCTTTTGGATTTGAATTTTATAAAATTTATGAAAGAAGTAGGAGTTCATTTTAGTGTAAATAAAATGCTAACTTGTGATGCTTATAAAAACAGAATGGAAAAAGGTCTTACATTCTTTGAATTTTCATATATGTTAATGCAAAGTTATGATTTCTTATACCTATACAGAAAACATGGTTGTAAATTGCAATTAGGTGGTAGTGACCAATGGAGTAATATACTTGGTGGATATGACCTTGTTAGAAAACTTGAACAAGATAAGGTTTATGCTATGACTTTTAAACTTTTAACAACTGCTGACGGTGTTAAAATGGGTAAATCTCAAAAAGGTGCTGTTTGGTTGGATGAAGAAAAAACTTCTCCTTATGAGCTTTTCCAATATATGAGAAATGTTGATGATAGAGATGTTGAAAAGTTTTTACTTATGCTAACTTTCCTACCAACTGAAAAATGTAGAGAATTAGGAAAATACAAAGATGAAAGAATAAATGAAGCAAAAGAAATTTTAGCTTTTGAAGTAACTAAGATTATTCATGGTGAAGAAAAGGCTAAAAAAGCATTGGAAACTTCAAGAGCATTATTCAGTGGAGAACTTTTAGATGAAAATATGCCTTCAACAGAAATTAAAAAATCGGATTTTGAAAATGAAGAAATAGGAATTTTAGACTTGATTAGAACTTGTGGACTTTCAAAGTCTAATGGAGAAGCTAGAAGACTTATAGAACAAGGTGGAATTTCTTTAAATGGAGAAAAAATAACAGATACAAACACAAAAGTTTCTTTAAATTTAGAAGAAATTGTTATTAAAAAAGGTAAAAAAGTATATCACAGAGTAATTGCTTTATAG
- a CDS encoding MgtC/SapB family protein gives MNINIDIIYQNIEFLVKMILATSMGAIIGFERKSRNKEAGIRTHAIVCLASALMIIVSKYGFFDVDEYDAARVAAQVVSGIGFLGAGLIFIKNNAVNGLTTAAGIWATAGIGLAMGAGLYGVAIGGTFLIVIIQTLMHKDTFLNKDHLTITFEISLEDSFNTIREIRSCLERFRLEIQNVEVVKKSRSVIVRFYTVVPLDFEREHLEDLIFDDDRVKKIEM, from the coding sequence ATGAATATTAATATAGATATTATTTATCAAAATATTGAGTTTCTGGTAAAAATGATTCTTGCAACCTCAATGGGAGCAATAATTGGTTTTGAAAGAAAGAGTAGAAATAAAGAAGCAGGTATTAGAACTCATGCAATAGTTTGTTTGGCATCTGCACTTATGATAATAGTTTCTAAATATGGTTTTTTTGATGTAGATGAATACGATGCAGCCCGTGTTGCTGCACAAGTTGTTTCTGGAATTGGTTTTTTGGGAGCAGGACTTATTTTTATAAAAAACAATGCCGTAAATGGACTTACTACTGCTGCGGGAATCTGGGCGACTGCTGGAATTGGTTTAGCCATGGGAGCAGGACTTTATGGTGTAGCAATTGGTGGAACATTTTTAATTGTGATTATTCAAACTTTGATGCATAAGGATACTTTTTTGAATAAAGATCATTTGACTATTACTTTTGAAATAAGTTTGGAAGACAGTTTTAATACAATCAGAGAAATTCGTAGTTGTTTAGAAAGATTTAGACTTGAAATTCAAAATGTAGAAGTTGTTAAGAAGAGTAGATCTGTAATAGTTAGATTTTATACTGTAGTTCCTCTTGATTTTGAAAGAGAACATTTGGAAGATTTAATTTTTGATGACGATAGAGTTAAAAAGATAGAAATGTAG
- a CDS encoding TcaA second domain-containing protein: MSKKNNKKNKIEKNSSNFSEGGFDKSILSDYSQWREEYSEKEISEEDVLESTTEPEDNIVQETDKVDDLDFKSNLINSEVEDHTFSTDEEKAEITSKAEKEKENKEEKYEEKDKEENNKEKDKDDEDAILTETQRLQLIYGNVVPLHERRRRGSKSSKHKNKETHKEKNVEVLKDTDGEEKEISQEEEISQKPIQSVEQNEVEKPIETPEPEDKPKEKEYYQAVDNKEKKETIKYDMPKVPKILKMIFAFTIILAISTVGFFGLKAYHSLGVKLPGILSGVESKKIGFYTSNFVFNDKVIDKNQAENLISMFEEDETKLATITKWLKEDAENLKKDENYKSNRPVRLQKSGKVLGLFDDYKICLDPIKLKVEKNEEVQTSILLNGKEEAISDKEYELFPGKYTVFYYDNNVKLKEEFSLFYDEKSSVKTVSYGAGTEYQLANEVEKLDTNSKESSFKILTRDENSILFVNDKNTELTVKEFNKLSGTNIKEGDVLKVVTKMPWGYTISEGVTYSGEGKINVSTSLTDKRLLNVAISRTIELLREDVQSRGKKDASLLTIMTDPSLGVEKRRVESLINSGREYVGGYPSMEFDLNSFEIREHGDTYEMYIGGHLLVQETTYPQNNKPPQLSSITPVESTVGFHFIYDKEKKNWYSNIWGFTTRTITRNNIKSVDLSKDMIAR; encoded by the coding sequence GTGTCTAAGAAAAATAATAAAAAGAATAAAATTGAAAAAAATTCTTCAAATTTTTCAGAGGGGGGATTTGACAAGTCTATTTTATCAGACTATTCTCAATGGAGAGAAGAATATTCCGAAAAAGAAATTTCTGAAGAAGATGTTCTCGAATCCACTACAGAACCAGAGGATAATATAGTTCAAGAAACGGACAAAGTCGATGATTTAGACTTTAAATCAAATCTTATTAATTCAGAAGTGGAAGACCATACTTTTTCAACCGATGAAGAAAAAGCAGAAATTACATCAAAGGCTGAAAAAGAAAAAGAGAACAAGGAAGAAAAGTACGAAGAAAAAGATAAAGAAGAAAACAATAAAGAAAAAGATAAAGATGACGAAGATGCGATTTTAACAGAAACACAAAGGCTTCAACTAATTTATGGGAATGTCGTTCCTCTACATGAAAGACGTCGTAGAGGGAGTAAATCCTCTAAACATAAAAATAAAGAGACTCATAAGGAAAAAAATGTAGAAGTTTTAAAAGATACTGATGGTGAAGAAAAAGAAATTTCTCAAGAGGAAGAAATTTCTCAAAAACCAATCCAAAGTGTTGAACAAAATGAAGTAGAAAAGCCTATTGAAACTCCTGAGCCAGAAGATAAACCTAAAGAAAAAGAGTATTATCAGGCAGTAGATAATAAAGAGAAAAAAGAGACAATTAAGTATGATATGCCAAAAGTGCCAAAGATTTTAAAGATGATTTTTGCTTTTACTATAATTTTGGCAATTTCAACTGTTGGTTTCTTTGGACTTAAGGCATATCATTCACTTGGAGTTAAACTTCCTGGTATTTTATCAGGAGTTGAATCTAAAAAAATAGGATTTTACACATCAAACTTTGTTTTTAATGATAAAGTCATAGATAAGAATCAGGCAGAAAATTTGATTTCTATGTTTGAAGAAGATGAAACGAAGTTAGCTACAATTACAAAATGGCTTAAAGAGGATGCTGAAAATCTAAAGAAAGATGAAAATTACAAGAGTAATAGACCTGTTAGACTTCAAAAAAGTGGAAAAGTTTTAGGACTTTTTGATGATTATAAAATTTGTTTAGATCCGATAAAGTTGAAAGTCGAAAAAAATGAAGAGGTTCAAACTTCTATTTTGTTAAATGGTAAAGAAGAGGCTATTTCAGATAAGGAATATGAACTATTTCCTGGCAAATATACAGTTTTCTATTATGATAATAATGTGAAATTAAAAGAAGAATTTTCTCTTTTCTATGATGAAAAGTCTAGCGTTAAAACTGTGTCCTATGGAGCTGGAACGGAATATCAATTAGCGAATGAAGTTGAAAAACTAGATACCAATTCAAAAGAAAGTTCATTTAAAATTTTAACAAGAGATGAAAATAGTATTTTATTTGTAAATGATAAAAATACAGAGTTAACTGTAAAAGAATTTAATAAATTATCAGGAACTAATATAAAAGAGGGAGATGTTTTAAAAGTAGTAACAAAAATGCCTTGGGGTTATACTATATCAGAAGGAGTAACTTATTCTGGTGAAGGTAAAATAAATGTAAGCACATCTCTTACAGATAAAAGACTTTTAAATGTTGCAATTTCAAGGACTATTGAATTGTTGAGAGAAGATGTTCAATCAAGAGGTAAGAAAGATGCAAGTTTATTGACTATAATGACAGATCCATCATTAGGAGTTGAAAAGAGAAGAGTAGAGTCATTGATAAATAGTGGAAGGGAATATGTCGGAGGCTATCCATCAATGGAATTTGACCTCAATTCTTTTGAAATTAGAGAACATGGTGACACTTATGAAATGTATATAGGTGGACATCTATTAGTTCAAGAGACAACTTATCCTCAAAATAATAAACCACCACAACTGTCATCAATTACTCCTGTAGAATCTACAGTAGGGTTCCATTTTATCTATGATAAAGAAAAGAAAAATTGGTACAGTAATATTTGGGGTTTCACAACAAGGACAATTACAAGAAATAATATAAAAAGTGTTGACTTATCAAAAGATATGATTGCAAGATAG
- the pepF gene encoding oligoendopeptidase F, protein MEKYNWSLEKIYKNSDEARAEIKLCDEYVEKILKEEKTIKNLKNIMELSEKANRLLEKLYTYSYMKRDEDSRVPESQKLALEVNSLGTRVGSAMAFFDPFLMSLSDEELENFYKEGDNEKYRVFFDNILRFKPHTLSADEEKLLANTSEMMGTGQSSFYMLSFADIDYGKIDSKDGEKLTPGNYNTFLLDENEEVRKEAFDKMYGTISSFKNTYATTLYSAIKNLTILAKVKHYPSARYMELFQDCVPEKVYDSLIESIEEYLPSLHKYYGLRKKALKKDKQYMWDVSINLEKEFDQKYPYEKARELITEGLKPLGEDYIEVLNRGFDDRWVDVYPREGKAGGAYSWGSFDTDPYILMNYTDTLDSMFTLAHEFGHSMHSYYSKSDNDYLYAQYKIFVAEVASTFNELTLLDYMLKNVKDKHEKIYILNYYINMFIGTVFRQTMFGEFEKNTHLEVEAGNALTADDFTRIMGELNDKYYGENVEKSELANYLWARIPHFYTNFYVYKYATSFCAASFLSSRVVKGDKEALKSYRNFLKDGCRHQPIEQLRAAGIDMEDKNSINKALDVFKGLVDELEKELEA, encoded by the coding sequence ATGGAAAAATATAATTGGTCTTTGGAAAAGATTTACAAGAATTCAGATGAAGCAAGAGCAGAGATAAAACTTTGTGACGAATATGTTGAAAAAATATTAAAAGAAGAAAAAACTATTAAAAACTTAAAAAATATAATGGAATTATCTGAAAAGGCTAATAGACTTTTAGAAAAATTATATACTTATTCATATATGAAAAGAGATGAAGATAGTAGAGTTCCTGAATCTCAAAAATTAGCTTTAGAAGTAAATTCACTAGGAACAAGAGTAGGTTCAGCTATGGCATTTTTTGATCCTTTCTTAATGAGTTTATCTGATGAAGAATTAGAAAACTTTTACAAAGAGGGAGATAACGAAAAGTATAGAGTGTTTTTTGATAATATTTTAAGATTTAAACCTCATACATTAAGTGCAGATGAAGAAAAGCTTCTTGCAAATACTAGTGAAATGATGGGAACAGGTCAAAGCTCTTTTTATATGTTAAGTTTTGCTGATATTGATTATGGTAAAATTGATAGCAAAGATGGAGAAAAATTAACTCCTGGAAATTATAATACTTTCCTTTTAGATGAAAACGAAGAAGTAAGAAAAGAAGCATTTGATAAAATGTATGGAACTATTTCAAGTTTCAAAAATACTTATGCAACAACACTATATAGTGCAATTAAGAATTTAACAATACTTGCTAAGGTTAAACACTATCCTTCAGCTAGATATATGGAATTATTCCAAGATTGTGTTCCTGAAAAAGTTTATGATTCTTTGATAGAAAGTATTGAAGAATATTTGCCATCTCTTCATAAATATTATGGATTAAGAAAGAAAGCATTAAAGAAAGATAAACAATATATGTGGGATGTTTCTATCAATTTAGAAAAAGAATTTGACCAAAAATATCCTTATGAAAAGGCAAGAGAACTAATAACTGAAGGTCTTAAACCATTGGGAGAAGACTATATTGAAGTTCTAAATAGAGGCTTTGATGATCGTTGGGTTGACGTTTATCCAAGAGAAGGAAAAGCTGGTGGAGCATATTCATGGGGAAGCTTTGATACAGATCCATATATCCTAATGAATTATACAGATACTTTAGATAGTATGTTTACATTAGCTCATGAATTTGGACATTCAATGCATAGTTATTATTCAAAATCAGACAATGACTATCTATATGCTCAATATAAGATTTTCGTTGCAGAAGTTGCATCAACTTTTAATGAATTAACTTTATTAGACTATATGTTGAAAAATGTTAAAGATAAACACGAAAAAATTTATATTTTAAACTATTATATAAATATGTTTATAGGAACAGTATTTAGACAAACTATGTTTGGTGAGTTTGAAAAGAATACACATTTAGAAGTTGAAGCAGGAAATGCCTTAACTGCTGATGATTTCACAAGAATCATGGGTGAATTAAATGACAAATATTATGGAGAAAATGTTGAAAAGAGTGAATTAGCTAATTACTTATGGGCGAGAATTCCTCATTTCTACACTAATTTCTATGTATATAAATATGCAACAAGTTTCTGTGCTGCAAGTTTCTTATCAAGCAGAGTAGTTAAGGGAGATAAAGAAGCATTAAAGAGTTATAGAAATTTCTTAAAAGACGGATGTAGACATCAACCAATAGAACAATTAAGAGCCGCAGGAATAGATATGGAAGATAAAAATTCTATCAATAAAGCTCTAGATGTTTTCAAAGGTTTAGTTGACGAACTAGAAAAAGAATTAGAAGCTTAG
- a CDS encoding peptidoglycan D,D-transpeptidase FtsI family protein, with protein sequence MIEIKRYKRVLTFISLLFILILGYMTYFQVAKADKLKNDEDNKRNWVDDNKLKRGNILDSNGNILAETKTDDKGDKYRYFPYGEAYAHIVGYNSKKYGKTGIEKKFNTTLLNKQDKTPIGELKKILVDQKEGNSVKLTTNTELQQYALSLLKGHKGSMILMNPQTGSIITMADMPTFDPNTIESNWANIIADEENAPLLARSTSGLFTPGSVYKLITGTALLEKLSGKDLNYNDKGSTTIDHYKINNYAKEANGNIDLRKALVKSSNTYFADQVQKIGVDSMIDVSKRFMFGQEIPFELKTAISPIPYNEKSTALELATGAFGQGKDLVTPLHVAMYTSAIANGGNMMKPHIVSEILDPSGKIIEKISPEVLSKVADKQVMDTMKDYLKSSGDKNFVGFVKGKKVAGKTGTAEKTKDKIHSWVTVFYPVDNPTIVCTAFFEEENKIAAEMIPLVKKLVNKAIELGY encoded by the coding sequence ATGATTGAAATAAAAAGATATAAAAGAGTTTTAACATTTATAAGTTTATTATTTATTTTAATTCTTGGATATATGACTTATTTTCAAGTTGCAAAAGCAGATAAACTTAAAAATGATGAAGATAATAAAAGAAATTGGGTTGATGATAATAAATTAAAAAGAGGAAATATTCTCGATTCTAATGGAAATATTTTAGCAGAAACTAAAACTGATGATAAAGGAGATAAATATAGATACTTTCCTTATGGGGAAGCTTATGCCCATATTGTTGGATATAATAGTAAGAAGTATGGAAAGACGGGAATCGAAAAGAAATTTAATACAACTCTTTTAAATAAACAAGATAAAACTCCTATCGGAGAATTAAAGAAAATCTTGGTTGATCAAAAAGAGGGTAATTCAGTAAAATTGACTACAAATACGGAATTACAACAATATGCTCTTTCTCTTTTGAAGGGTCATAAGGGCTCAATGATTTTGATGAATCCACAAACAGGATCAATAATTACAATGGCTGATATGCCGACTTTTGATCCGAATACAATAGAATCTAATTGGGCAAATATTATTGCTGATGAAGAAAATGCTCCACTTTTAGCAAGAAGTACTTCTGGCCTTTTTACACCAGGTTCTGTTTATAAACTAATAACAGGAACGGCATTACTTGAAAAGCTTAGTGGAAAAGATTTAAATTACAATGATAAGGGGTCAACAACTATCGACCATTACAAAATAAATAACTATGCAAAGGAAGCTAATGGAAATATAGATTTGAGAAAAGCTTTGGTAAAATCCTCAAACACATATTTTGCAGATCAAGTACAAAAAATTGGTGTTGATTCAATGATTGATGTAAGTAAAAGATTTATGTTTGGTCAAGAAATTCCTTTTGAATTAAAAACTGCAATTTCTCCAATACCATACAATGAGAAATCAACAGCTTTAGAGCTTGCTACTGGTGCTTTTGGTCAAGGAAAAGACTTAGTTACTCCATTACATGTTGCTATGTATACAAGTGCAATTGCCAATGGTGGAAATATGATGAAGCCTCATATTGTAAGTGAAATTTTAGATCCAAGCGGAAAAATAATTGAAAAAATTTCACCAGAAGTTTTATCAAAAGTTGCTGATAAACAAGTAATGGATACAATGAAAGATTATTTGAAATCTTCAGGAGATAAAAATTTCGTTGGATTTGTAAAAGGAAAGAAAGTTGCTGGTAAGACAGGAACTGCAGAAAAAACAAAGGATAAAATTCACTCTTGGGTAACAGTTTTTTATCCGGTAGATAATCCTACAATTGTTTGTACTGCATTTTTTGAAGAAGAAAACAAAATTGCTGCTGAAATGATTCCTCTTGTAAAAAAACTTGTAAATAAAGCTATAGAACTTGGATATTAG
- a CDS encoding FtsW/RodA/SpoVE family cell cycle protein: protein MISKKLKSRFRTLNVNSYVSTKSIQGLLLFFQILGLFLIMARDFANFDKTKLFFMIALIGFVYISGKLVQKFTRGDYYIMLIANMLFSIGILEIYRLNNKLAYRQIIWFCIGIVAFWVIYLILKYIRIWSKMYYFYAGISYLLFIATFLLGSRINGAKNWIRLGKNFAFQPSELIKIAFVFLIAAYYKNREKFEKDIFKKYSLHFFFYTFLGFLFLQKDLGTVLVFSGVFIFAQYMYEPHRKYILANLLVLSFGAILGYVLFTHVKVRVKIWLDPFKYADGMGYQIIQGFYAIASGGFFGKGLGLGRPDYIPFAESDYIFASICEEMGILMGMGVVMLFLILTYRGLKTSMEQHNKFYKYVAFCLSLIFAFQSLIMFGGILKLIPLTGITIPFVSYGGSSILSSFIALGILQYASEENI, encoded by the coding sequence ATGATTAGTAAAAAATTAAAGTCAAGATTTAGAACTTTAAATGTAAATTCCTATGTCAGCACAAAGAGCATTCAGGGACTATTGTTGTTCTTTCAGATTTTAGGGCTATTTCTAATTATGGCTAGGGATTTTGCGAATTTTGACAAAACTAAGTTGTTTTTTATGATTGCCTTGATTGGTTTTGTATATATTTCTGGAAAATTGGTACAAAAGTTTACTAGAGGCGATTATTATATAATGCTTATTGCAAATATGCTTTTTTCTATTGGAATTTTAGAAATTTACAGGCTGAATAATAAATTGGCATATAGACAAATTATTTGGTTTTGTATAGGCATTGTAGCCTTTTGGGTTATATATTTAATTTTAAAATATATAAGAATCTGGAGCAAAATGTACTATTTTTATGCTGGAATTTCGTATCTTTTATTTATTGCAACATTCCTATTGGGCAGTAGAATTAATGGGGCAAAAAACTGGATAAGATTGGGGAAAAATTTTGCTTTCCAACCATCTGAGCTTATAAAGATTGCTTTTGTTTTCCTCATTGCAGCTTATTATAAAAATAGAGAAAAGTTTGAAAAAGATATTTTTAAAAAATATAGTTTACATTTCTTTTTCTACACATTTTTAGGATTTCTATTTTTACAAAAAGACTTAGGGACTGTACTTGTGTTTTCAGGGGTGTTTATCTTTGCACAGTATATGTACGAACCACATAGAAAGTATATACTTGCGAATCTTTTAGTTCTTTCTTTTGGAGCAATTTTGGGGTATGTTTTGTTTACTCATGTTAAGGTAAGAGTAAAAATCTGGCTAGATCCTTTTAAATATGCCGACGGAATGGGCTATCAAATAATTCAAGGTTTCTATGCGATTGCAAGTGGTGGATTTTTTGGAAAAGGTCTTGGACTTGGAAGACCTGATTATATTCCATTTGCAGAAAGTGACTATATATTTGCAAGTATTTGTGAAGAAATGGGAATTTTAATGGGAATGGGAGTAGTTATGTTGTTCTTAATCTTAACATATAGAGGCTTAAAAACTTCTATGGAACAACATAATAAATTCTACAAATATGTAGCTTTTTGTCTTTCATTAATTTTCGCTTTTCAGTCTTTGATAATGTTCGGAGGAATTCTAAAGCTTATTCCTCTTACAGGAATAACAATTCCTTTTGTCAGCTATGGAGGTTCTTCAATTCTTTCAAGTTTCATCGCTCTGGGAATTTTACAGTATGCCTCTGAAGAGAATATATAG
- a CDS encoding FHA domain-containing protein has translation MDKIFDILEGIFSVETFGNLKLYDLMAIIFKYIFVIIIYYFIYNIIKMIYFDISTTSEMSEVSNTYLKLINRKESLPFKVHEHYYINNETTLGRGDSNDIVINDKFISKKHMRIIKEDGIYYIEDLGSANGTLLNGEPITEAIELKDKDLIDVGRIEFLFVNEEVDDD, from the coding sequence ATGGATAAAATTTTTGATATTTTGGAGGGTATTTTTTCAGTTGAAACCTTTGGAAATTTAAAGCTATATGATTTAATGGCAATTATTTTTAAATATATTTTTGTAATTATTATCTATTATTTTATTTATAATATAATTAAAATGATATATTTTGATATTAGCACAACAAGTGAAATGAGTGAGGTTTCTAATACCTATCTAAAACTTATAAACAGAAAGGAAAGTCTTCCTTTTAAAGTTCATGAACATTATTATATAAATAATGAGACAACTTTAGGTCGTGGTGATTCTAATGATATTGTAATAAATGATAAATTTATTTCTAAGAAACATATGAGAATTATTAAAGAAGACGGAATTTATTATATTGAAGATTTAGGCTCTGCAAATGGGACTTTACTTAATGGAGAACCAATTACAGAGGCTATTGAACTTAAAGATAAGGATTTGATTGACGTTGGTCGAATTGAGTTCTTATTTGTAAATGAGGAAGTTGATGATGATTAG